A genome region from Heliangelus exortis chromosome 12, bHelExo1.hap1, whole genome shotgun sequence includes the following:
- the NISCH gene encoding nischarin isoform X2, producing MEAATGGEDGEEPPREARVLGSELVETYTVYIIQVSVGNHQWTVKHRYSDFHDLHEKEINGITAALAEELFHKGEQLLMAGEVFTIRPLQLYAVTQQLQQGKPTCANGDAKTDLGHILDFTCRLKYLKVTGTGGPFGTSNIQEHLLPFDLSIFKSLHQIEISHCGGKLIKGLTSSKHALATMSIRFSATSMKEILVPEASEFDQWEPEGETSSCPVTAVIPTWRTLTTLDMSHNSISLIDDSVKLIPKIEFLDLSHNGVSVVENLQHLYNLVHLDLSYNKLASLEGVHTKLGNIKTLNLAGNQLERLCGLNKLYSLVNLDLSNNKIEQIDEVKNIGNLPCLEKLILSSNPLSIIPDYRTKVLAQFGDRASEVCLDNTVTTEKELDTVEVLKAIQKAKEVKYKLSSSDKKISEDSRLSAASSKSNCSSLTVRPSSPSLPRPVSSSQEIICEETVLASSFLQSSGSTPKDHTVPQRCFEMPDSRCKNQEPASLLDSCEEYGSGHHLCLDHSEEEHCVVPDPYNTIILPFNCMSYTATNQDFIQHLSALIVQTVQRSPSSFVEGKGSPPGDPRTTDKEDGYFEMGLHEGDQTFEFSTTSDLWSSDSIAVESVDIIKILWSFSIHVHKGLRQFASCLVLTEDMLAVFEIPHQKLRENCQHIPSALKLTMCFPYTDLTEFGFLLPEICLTLKLKNRDHCLFIVSDSQNLQDFYSCLHTCFSQHYTSVLPSCSLYCDKANLQDFLSQLIELNCISTEDVEIKGCFLTYLVSGNKINIEKILDQPESAGKESSKNVLCSALYSWVYKPPDQGPCVIHPCWIFLTPQHLYIVKVDFSSLPGKWGGPEELGSVFKLNRIPLASLVLHPTHGSTQQKGSFLDGHVLELLIGYKLVTAVFVLPHEKFHFLRIYSLLRTLLQDVKTIIIFKSSSKSDAVRNHAVEVNRHGQSASFCKPHLTLSSLYPSEFLMQKIAEDNQIPVHLRVSVSLQYVAGLKGNDLVEFFHGSIAEVENEELRHLMWSSVLFYKTPNVEVMACVLLSTKAIYFLLDDSFIRADEHQSDFWNKENSDCENSAFHLSCCFVLKLNDLQSVNVGLFDQYFRITGHSADHIVTCLTRDSYNTHTFIQQLMAVLSLLARTPSPEPADKDFYSEFGSKTTGKMENYELIHSSRVKFIYPNEEEIGDLAFLVAEKMDGLTNLQSLNILLYVLAFQVNQAEGSVQNNSSLRPKTLILTSSDLFLFNEDYISYPLPEFAKEPPKRDKYQLIDGRRIRDLDRVLMGYQTYPQALTFVFDDVQNQDLMQNLTLDHFGETDSAPKENAKQEVSRSREIQWYIFIPSAESREKLISLLARQWEILCGRELPLELTG from the exons GAGATCAACGGGATCACTGCTGCATTGGCTGAAGAGCTCTTCCACAAAG GAGAGCAGCTGTTAATGGCTGGAGAAGTCTTCACCATCAGACCTCTGCAATTATATGCTGTCACTCAGCAGTTGCAGCAGGGAAAGCCTACATGTGCTAATGGAGATGCCAAAACAGATCTTGGTCATATTCTAGACTTCACTTGTAGACTCAAGTATTTAAAG GTCACTGGAACAGGGGGACCTTTTGGAACCAGTAATATTCAGGAGCATCTCTTGCCTTTTGATCTGTCAATATTCAAATCACTTCATCAAATAGAG atCAGTCATTGTGGGGGGAAGCTTATCAAAGGGCTGACTTCATCAAAACATGCTCTGGCTACAATGAGCATTCGATTTTCAGCAACATCAATGAAG GAAATCCTAGTGCCTGAGGCCTCTGAGTTTGATCAGTGGGAGCCAGAGGGTGAAACTTCAAGTTGTCCAGTGACAGCTGTTATCCCAACCTGGAGAACTTTAACAACTTTGGATATGAGTCACAATAGCATCTCTCTAATTGATGATTCAGTg AAATTAATTCCAAAGATTGAATTCCTGGATTTGAGTCACAATGGGGTGTCTGTCGTAGAAAATTTACAG CATCTTTATAACCTTGTTCACCTGGACTTATCCTATAACAAACTCGCATCACTAGAAGGTGTTCACACAAAACTGGGAAACATCAAAACTCTGAATTTAGCAGGAAATCAGCTGGAAAGGCTCTGTGGTCTTAACAAACTGTACTCGTTAGTCAACTTGGATCTGAGCAACAACAAAATAGAACAG ATTGATGAAGTGAAAAATATAGGAAACCTCCCATGCCTAGAAAAGCTGATCTTATCCAGCAATCCACTGAGCATCATCCCTGATTACCGGACCAAAGTACTTGCTCAGTTTGGGGACAGGGCCTCAGAG gTCTGTTTGGATAACACGGTTACCACAGAAAAGGAACTAGACACTGTGGAAGTGCTGAAAGCTATTCAAAAAGCAAAGGAGGTGAAATATAAACTGAGCAGCTCTGATAAAAAG ATCAGTGAGGACTCCAGgctctctgctgccagctccaaaTCAAACTGTTCTTCTCTTACTGTTcgcccttcctctccctctctgcctcgTCCTGTCAGCTCCAGCCAAG AAATAATTTGTGAAGAAACAGTCCTAGCCAGCAGTTTTTTGCAGTCCAGTGGTTCGACTCCTAAAGACCATACAGTTCCCCAGAGATGCTTTGAAATGCCAGACTCCAGATGTAAAAATCAG GAGCCTGCCTCTCTATTGGATTCATGTGAAGAGTATGGAAGTGGTCATCACTTGTG TTTGGACCATTCAGAGGAAGAACACTGTGTGGTGCCTGACCCCTATAACACCATCATCTTGCCTTTTAATTGTATGTCTTACACTGCCACAAACCAAGATTTTATCCAGCACCTTTCTGCCTTGATAGTGCAGACTGTGCAGCGATCACCCTCCTCCTTTGTGGAGGGTAAAGGAAGCCCTCCAGGTGATCCTAGAACCACAGACAAAGAAGATGGATATTTTGAAATGGGACTTCATGAAGGTGATCAGACTTTTGAGTTCAGCACTACTTCAGATCTCTGGTCATCTGACAGCATAGCAGTGGAGAGTGTTGACATAATCAAAATTCTCTGGAGTTTTTCTATTCACGTTCATAAAGGACTCAGGCAGTTTGCTTCCTGTTTGGTTTTGACTGAGGACATGCTAGCTGTGTTTGAGATTCCTCATCAGAAATTGAGAGAAAATTGTCAGCACATCCCTTCTGCCTTGAAATTAACAATGTGTTTTCCATATACTGACCTGACAGAATTTGGCTTTCTTCTGCCAGAAATCTGTTTAACACTGAAGCTGAAAAACAGAGACCACTGCTTGTTTATTGTTTCTGACTCCCAGAACCTTCAAGACTTTTATTCCTGTTTACATACGTGTTTCTCTCAACACTACACATCAGTGTTACCAAGCTGTTCATTGTATTGTGACAAAGCAAACCTCCAAGACTTTCTCTCTCAGCTTATAGAATTGAATTGCATTTCAACAGAAGATGTTGAAATAAAAGGTTGTTTCCTGACATACCTTGTTTCTGGGAAtaaaatcaatattgagaaAATCTTGGATCAACCAGAGTCAGCTGGCAAAGAATcatcaaaaaatgttttgtgttctGCACTTTATTCTTGGGTGTATAAACCTCCTGACCAGGGTCCCTGTGTGATCCATCCATGTTGGATATTTCTAACACCCCAGCATTTGTACATAGTAAAGGTGGATTTCAGTTCCTTGCCAGGTAAATGGGGAGGACCAGAAGAGTTGGGAAGTGTGTTTAAGCTGAATAGGATTCCATTAGCATCACTGGTGCTGCATCCGACTCACGGTTCCACCCAGCAGAAGGGTTCATTTTTGGATGGGCACGTGCTGGAGCTGCTCATCGGATACAAACTTGTTACAGCAGTGTTTGTTCTACCTCATGAGAAATTCCACTTCCTCAGAATCTACAGTCTTCTAAGGACACTGCTGCAGGATGTTAAgactattattattttcaaatcttCAAGCAAATCAGATGCTGTAAGAAATCACGCTGTGGAGGTGAACAGACATGGTCAGTCAGCAAG CTTTTGCAAGCCTCATCTGACTCTGTCATCTTTATATCCATCTGAATTTCTTATGCAGAAGATAGCAGAAGATAACCAGATTCCTGTTCACCTTCGTGTTTCTGTGTCTCTGCAGTATGTGGCTGGGCTGAAAGGAAATGACCTAGTTGAGTTTTTCCATGGCAGCATTGCTGAG GTGGAAAATGAAGAGTTGAGACATCTCATGTGGTCTTCAGTTCTATTTTACAAGACTCCCAATGTGGAAGTGATGGCGTGTGTGCTTCTCTCAACAAAAGCCATTTACTTTCTGTTGGATGATTCTTTCATTCGTGCTGATGAACACCAGTCAG ATTTTTGGAACAAAGAAAACTCAGACTGTGAAAATAGTGCTTTCCACCTCTCTTGCTGCTTTGTGCTAAAACTCAATGACCTGCAGTCAGTAAATGTTGGTCTGTTTGACCAGTACTTCCGAATTACTG GGCACTCTGCAGATCATATAGTCACCTGCCTGACAAGAGACAGTTACAACACTCACACCTTCATACAGCAGCTCATGGCAGTTTTATCATTACTTGCACGTACACCTTCACCTGAACCAGCAGATAAAGACTTCTACTCTGAATTTGGGAGTAAAACCACAG GAAAAATGGAGAATTATGAACTGATTCATTCTAGCAGAGTAAAATTTATTTATCCAAATGAAGAGGAAATTGGGGACCTTGCTTTTCTAGTGGCAGAGAAGATGGATGGTTTGACTAATCTTCAGTCCCTCAACATCCTTCTGTACGTGTTGGCCTTTCAAGTAAATCAGGCTGAAGGATCTGTCCAAAACAATAGTTCACTTCGACCTAAAACACTTATATTAACCAGCTCTGACTTGTTCCTCTTCAATGAAGATTATATCAGTTACCCACTACCTGAATTTGCTAAGGAACCACCCAAGAGAGATAAGTATCAGCTTATAGATGGACGACGCATCCGGGATTTAGATAGAGTACTTATGGGTTATCAGACTTATCCACAGGCCCTCACATTTGTGTTTGATGATGTTCAGAATCAGGATCTGATGCAGAATTTAACACTGGATCACTTTGGAGAAACTGACAGTGCCCCAAAGGAAAATGCTAAACAAGAAGTCAGTAGGAGCAGAGAGATACAGTGGTACATCTTTATCCCAAGTGCAGAAAGCAGGGAGAAGTTAATTTCATTGCTTGCAAGACAGTGGGAGATCCTGTGTGGTAGAGAGCTGCCTTTGGAACTCACCGGGTAA
- the NISCH gene encoding nischarin isoform X1: protein MEAATGGEDGEEPPREARVLGSELVETYTVYIIQVSVGNHQWTVKHRYSDFHDLHEKLVSEKKIDKNLLPPKKMIGKNSKSLVEKRQKELEIYLQTLLVKFPVTTPKVLSHFLHFHLYEINGITAALAEELFHKGEQLLMAGEVFTIRPLQLYAVTQQLQQGKPTCANGDAKTDLGHILDFTCRLKYLKVTGTGGPFGTSNIQEHLLPFDLSIFKSLHQIEISHCGGKLIKGLTSSKHALATMSIRFSATSMKEILVPEASEFDQWEPEGETSSCPVTAVIPTWRTLTTLDMSHNSISLIDDSVKLIPKIEFLDLSHNGVSVVENLQHLYNLVHLDLSYNKLASLEGVHTKLGNIKTLNLAGNQLERLCGLNKLYSLVNLDLSNNKIEQIDEVKNIGNLPCLEKLILSSNPLSIIPDYRTKVLAQFGDRASEVCLDNTVTTEKELDTVEVLKAIQKAKEVKYKLSSSDKKISEDSRLSAASSKSNCSSLTVRPSSPSLPRPVSSSQEIICEETVLASSFLQSSGSTPKDHTVPQRCFEMPDSRCKNQEPASLLDSCEEYGSGHHLCLDHSEEEHCVVPDPYNTIILPFNCMSYTATNQDFIQHLSALIVQTVQRSPSSFVEGKGSPPGDPRTTDKEDGYFEMGLHEGDQTFEFSTTSDLWSSDSIAVESVDIIKILWSFSIHVHKGLRQFASCLVLTEDMLAVFEIPHQKLRENCQHIPSALKLTMCFPYTDLTEFGFLLPEICLTLKLKNRDHCLFIVSDSQNLQDFYSCLHTCFSQHYTSVLPSCSLYCDKANLQDFLSQLIELNCISTEDVEIKGCFLTYLVSGNKINIEKILDQPESAGKESSKNVLCSALYSWVYKPPDQGPCVIHPCWIFLTPQHLYIVKVDFSSLPGKWGGPEELGSVFKLNRIPLASLVLHPTHGSTQQKGSFLDGHVLELLIGYKLVTAVFVLPHEKFHFLRIYSLLRTLLQDVKTIIIFKSSSKSDAVRNHAVEVNRHGQSASFCKPHLTLSSLYPSEFLMQKIAEDNQIPVHLRVSVSLQYVAGLKGNDLVEFFHGSIAEVENEELRHLMWSSVLFYKTPNVEVMACVLLSTKAIYFLLDDSFIRADEHQSDFWNKENSDCENSAFHLSCCFVLKLNDLQSVNVGLFDQYFRITGHSADHIVTCLTRDSYNTHTFIQQLMAVLSLLARTPSPEPADKDFYSEFGSKTTGKMENYELIHSSRVKFIYPNEEEIGDLAFLVAEKMDGLTNLQSLNILLYVLAFQVNQAEGSVQNNSSLRPKTLILTSSDLFLFNEDYISYPLPEFAKEPPKRDKYQLIDGRRIRDLDRVLMGYQTYPQALTFVFDDVQNQDLMQNLTLDHFGETDSAPKENAKQEVSRSREIQWYIFIPSAESREKLISLLARQWEILCGRELPLELTG, encoded by the exons CttgtttcagaaaagaaaatagataaaaatCTGTTACCTCCTAAGAAGATGATTGGAAAAAATTCCAAAAGCCTGGtggagaaaagacaaaaggaatTAGAGATCTATCTGCAAACCTTGCTAGTCAAGTTCCCTGTTACTACTCCAAAAGTTTTGTCACACTTCCTACACTTCCATTTATAT GAGATCAACGGGATCACTGCTGCATTGGCTGAAGAGCTCTTCCACAAAG GAGAGCAGCTGTTAATGGCTGGAGAAGTCTTCACCATCAGACCTCTGCAATTATATGCTGTCACTCAGCAGTTGCAGCAGGGAAAGCCTACATGTGCTAATGGAGATGCCAAAACAGATCTTGGTCATATTCTAGACTTCACTTGTAGACTCAAGTATTTAAAG GTCACTGGAACAGGGGGACCTTTTGGAACCAGTAATATTCAGGAGCATCTCTTGCCTTTTGATCTGTCAATATTCAAATCACTTCATCAAATAGAG atCAGTCATTGTGGGGGGAAGCTTATCAAAGGGCTGACTTCATCAAAACATGCTCTGGCTACAATGAGCATTCGATTTTCAGCAACATCAATGAAG GAAATCCTAGTGCCTGAGGCCTCTGAGTTTGATCAGTGGGAGCCAGAGGGTGAAACTTCAAGTTGTCCAGTGACAGCTGTTATCCCAACCTGGAGAACTTTAACAACTTTGGATATGAGTCACAATAGCATCTCTCTAATTGATGATTCAGTg AAATTAATTCCAAAGATTGAATTCCTGGATTTGAGTCACAATGGGGTGTCTGTCGTAGAAAATTTACAG CATCTTTATAACCTTGTTCACCTGGACTTATCCTATAACAAACTCGCATCACTAGAAGGTGTTCACACAAAACTGGGAAACATCAAAACTCTGAATTTAGCAGGAAATCAGCTGGAAAGGCTCTGTGGTCTTAACAAACTGTACTCGTTAGTCAACTTGGATCTGAGCAACAACAAAATAGAACAG ATTGATGAAGTGAAAAATATAGGAAACCTCCCATGCCTAGAAAAGCTGATCTTATCCAGCAATCCACTGAGCATCATCCCTGATTACCGGACCAAAGTACTTGCTCAGTTTGGGGACAGGGCCTCAGAG gTCTGTTTGGATAACACGGTTACCACAGAAAAGGAACTAGACACTGTGGAAGTGCTGAAAGCTATTCAAAAAGCAAAGGAGGTGAAATATAAACTGAGCAGCTCTGATAAAAAG ATCAGTGAGGACTCCAGgctctctgctgccagctccaaaTCAAACTGTTCTTCTCTTACTGTTcgcccttcctctccctctctgcctcgTCCTGTCAGCTCCAGCCAAG AAATAATTTGTGAAGAAACAGTCCTAGCCAGCAGTTTTTTGCAGTCCAGTGGTTCGACTCCTAAAGACCATACAGTTCCCCAGAGATGCTTTGAAATGCCAGACTCCAGATGTAAAAATCAG GAGCCTGCCTCTCTATTGGATTCATGTGAAGAGTATGGAAGTGGTCATCACTTGTG TTTGGACCATTCAGAGGAAGAACACTGTGTGGTGCCTGACCCCTATAACACCATCATCTTGCCTTTTAATTGTATGTCTTACACTGCCACAAACCAAGATTTTATCCAGCACCTTTCTGCCTTGATAGTGCAGACTGTGCAGCGATCACCCTCCTCCTTTGTGGAGGGTAAAGGAAGCCCTCCAGGTGATCCTAGAACCACAGACAAAGAAGATGGATATTTTGAAATGGGACTTCATGAAGGTGATCAGACTTTTGAGTTCAGCACTACTTCAGATCTCTGGTCATCTGACAGCATAGCAGTGGAGAGTGTTGACATAATCAAAATTCTCTGGAGTTTTTCTATTCACGTTCATAAAGGACTCAGGCAGTTTGCTTCCTGTTTGGTTTTGACTGAGGACATGCTAGCTGTGTTTGAGATTCCTCATCAGAAATTGAGAGAAAATTGTCAGCACATCCCTTCTGCCTTGAAATTAACAATGTGTTTTCCATATACTGACCTGACAGAATTTGGCTTTCTTCTGCCAGAAATCTGTTTAACACTGAAGCTGAAAAACAGAGACCACTGCTTGTTTATTGTTTCTGACTCCCAGAACCTTCAAGACTTTTATTCCTGTTTACATACGTGTTTCTCTCAACACTACACATCAGTGTTACCAAGCTGTTCATTGTATTGTGACAAAGCAAACCTCCAAGACTTTCTCTCTCAGCTTATAGAATTGAATTGCATTTCAACAGAAGATGTTGAAATAAAAGGTTGTTTCCTGACATACCTTGTTTCTGGGAAtaaaatcaatattgagaaAATCTTGGATCAACCAGAGTCAGCTGGCAAAGAATcatcaaaaaatgttttgtgttctGCACTTTATTCTTGGGTGTATAAACCTCCTGACCAGGGTCCCTGTGTGATCCATCCATGTTGGATATTTCTAACACCCCAGCATTTGTACATAGTAAAGGTGGATTTCAGTTCCTTGCCAGGTAAATGGGGAGGACCAGAAGAGTTGGGAAGTGTGTTTAAGCTGAATAGGATTCCATTAGCATCACTGGTGCTGCATCCGACTCACGGTTCCACCCAGCAGAAGGGTTCATTTTTGGATGGGCACGTGCTGGAGCTGCTCATCGGATACAAACTTGTTACAGCAGTGTTTGTTCTACCTCATGAGAAATTCCACTTCCTCAGAATCTACAGTCTTCTAAGGACACTGCTGCAGGATGTTAAgactattattattttcaaatcttCAAGCAAATCAGATGCTGTAAGAAATCACGCTGTGGAGGTGAACAGACATGGTCAGTCAGCAAG CTTTTGCAAGCCTCATCTGACTCTGTCATCTTTATATCCATCTGAATTTCTTATGCAGAAGATAGCAGAAGATAACCAGATTCCTGTTCACCTTCGTGTTTCTGTGTCTCTGCAGTATGTGGCTGGGCTGAAAGGAAATGACCTAGTTGAGTTTTTCCATGGCAGCATTGCTGAG GTGGAAAATGAAGAGTTGAGACATCTCATGTGGTCTTCAGTTCTATTTTACAAGACTCCCAATGTGGAAGTGATGGCGTGTGTGCTTCTCTCAACAAAAGCCATTTACTTTCTGTTGGATGATTCTTTCATTCGTGCTGATGAACACCAGTCAG ATTTTTGGAACAAAGAAAACTCAGACTGTGAAAATAGTGCTTTCCACCTCTCTTGCTGCTTTGTGCTAAAACTCAATGACCTGCAGTCAGTAAATGTTGGTCTGTTTGACCAGTACTTCCGAATTACTG GGCACTCTGCAGATCATATAGTCACCTGCCTGACAAGAGACAGTTACAACACTCACACCTTCATACAGCAGCTCATGGCAGTTTTATCATTACTTGCACGTACACCTTCACCTGAACCAGCAGATAAAGACTTCTACTCTGAATTTGGGAGTAAAACCACAG GAAAAATGGAGAATTATGAACTGATTCATTCTAGCAGAGTAAAATTTATTTATCCAAATGAAGAGGAAATTGGGGACCTTGCTTTTCTAGTGGCAGAGAAGATGGATGGTTTGACTAATCTTCAGTCCCTCAACATCCTTCTGTACGTGTTGGCCTTTCAAGTAAATCAGGCTGAAGGATCTGTCCAAAACAATAGTTCACTTCGACCTAAAACACTTATATTAACCAGCTCTGACTTGTTCCTCTTCAATGAAGATTATATCAGTTACCCACTACCTGAATTTGCTAAGGAACCACCCAAGAGAGATAAGTATCAGCTTATAGATGGACGACGCATCCGGGATTTAGATAGAGTACTTATGGGTTATCAGACTTATCCACAGGCCCTCACATTTGTGTTTGATGATGTTCAGAATCAGGATCTGATGCAGAATTTAACACTGGATCACTTTGGAGAAACTGACAGTGCCCCAAAGGAAAATGCTAAACAAGAAGTCAGTAGGAGCAGAGAGATACAGTGGTACATCTTTATCCCAAGTGCAGAAAGCAGGGAGAAGTTAATTTCATTGCTTGCAAGACAGTGGGAGATCCTGTGTGGTAGAGAGCTGCCTTTGGAACTCACCGGGTAA